Genomic segment of Rhodothermales bacterium:
GGATGGTTTCGGGCTTCAGGAAGGGCACGCCGTTTACACGTCCGTCGTTCATGAGCATGAACGCGAATCGGGTGAGGTCGTCGGCTGACGAAAACAGGCCGGCGTGGCCGGCGGTGCCGCCGAGGATGTACGCCGTTTCGTCGTGTACTTCGCCCTGGACCAGTCGTTTGCGGAAGGTATGATCGATCTCGGTCGGCACGATCGAGGGGTCTTGCCCCTGGCCGGCGGATCGGAAGCCTGTTCGTGTCATGCCGAGGGGTTGGAGCACGGCGCGCCGGACATAGTCTCCGAACGATTCCCGGGTGATCCGCTCGATGACGAGCGCCAGCACGATCATGTTAAAATCGCTATACCGCATCTCGGAGCCCACCGGGTAGACGAGGGACTCGCCCATGACATGGTCGATGATGCCGGCCCGGGTCAGGATGCCCATCTCATGGAATGGCCGAAACGGGATGAGGCCGCTCGTGTGTGTGAACAGATGCCGGATCGTGATGCTGCCCTTGCCGTTTTTACCAAACTCCGGGATATACTGGCTAACGGGAGCGTCGAGGCTGAGCAGGCCCTGTTCGTATAGCTTCATCGCGGCCGTCGTGGTGGCGATGACCTTGGTCATCGAGGCGACGTCGAACAGCGAAGCGGGCGTGACGAGCTGGTCGGAGTCGTATGTGAAGTAACCATAACCGGCGGTCTTCACCAGCGCCAGCTCGCGGCCGATGGCGACGGACGCGCCTGGGAAAGCCTGATCGGCGATGGCGCGATGGATGAGTGAATCGACCGAGGTGATCGTTGCGCCGCTCATGCCCACTTCCTCAGGCGCGGCGGATCGGGGGGAGATCTGCGGCGTCACAAGCCCGTGGCCGAACGGATACAGCCCGGGAATCGTGATGGGCAAGGTGCCCGAGAAGCCGGACTGACCGAAGAGCGCTTGCACGGATGTTTTCTGGGAAGCCTCGCTATGGCTGTACGCCGCCACGTAGACGGCCGGCTGTGCGGGAAGGGCCTGTATGAGGTAGGGAGATCCGAAGGCGATGACCACGACGGGGATGCGGCGGGCGATCAGCGTGTTGAGGAAACGCTGGAATGCCGGCAGAAGTTGGATGCGGTTGCTGCCGGAGCGCACCGGCAAAAAGGCCGGCACGATCACGAGTTCCGCCGCCGAGGCGATGTTCAGGGCCTCGGCAAAATCGGTTTCCGTGGCGCGGCGGTCCAGCGACCGCTTGAAGATGCGGCTGCCCGACGCCATGCCTGAGAGTTGGAGCTGGAATACCGCGCCGGGGTCTGCCTCGTCGGTGTCATTGAGCGCGATCGAGGCGATCGATGCCGGCCGACGCGTGAGCGGGACGAGCTGTCCCTGGTTGCGGATGAGTGTGAGCGAGGCGCGGGCAATGGTCTCCGCGAGCGTCGTATGGGGTTGGGAGGCAACGATCTGGCGGGCCTGAGCCGGCTCGGTGTGACGCTCCTCATGGAGACCAAGCCACTCCTTGGATTGCAGAACGCGGAGCA
This window contains:
- a CDS encoding glycoside hydrolase family 3 N-terminal domain-containing protein; the encoded protein is MRETTLLDRLTAAFIVTCVVAVPAWMALQFNGKGTGSPPTSQDHYEEYLEGTGAWARSTLRQLTLEQKVSQLFSSYAYGVYTSADDPAYKRLVDLVERFQVGGILFFQGDPYSQLLLANELQARSNLPLLMSQDMESGAGMRISRTTNFPSAMALGATRNTSLAYAAGYATAREARALGIDQVYAPVADINNNAANPVINVRSFGERPDLVTDMVKAFTFGLQDGKVIATAKHFPGHGDTATDSHSDLPILPFDRARLDSVELVPFRGVRDAGIMSIMMGHLALPQLEPDPRVPATLASGIVTSLLREDLGFKGLIVSDAMRMTSITKHFGTGEAAVRAIEAGIDMLVLSQDEYAARSAILKAVEEGRLTEDRIDQSVLRVLQSKEWLGLHEERHTEPAQARQIVASQPHTTLAETIARASLTLIRNQGQLVPLTRRPASIASIALNDTDEADPGAVFQLQLSGMASGSRIFKRSLDRRATETDFAEALNIASAAELVIVPAFLPVRSGSNRIQLLPAFQRFLNTLIARRIPVVVIAFGSPYLIQALPAQPAVYVAAYSHSEASQKTSVQALFGQSGFSGTLPITIPGLYPFGHGLVTPQISPRSAAPEEVGMSGATITSVDSLIHRAIADQAFPGASVAIGRELALVKTAGYGYFTYDSDQLVTPASLFDVASMTKVIATTTAAMKLYEQGLLSLDAPVSQYIPEFGKNGKGSITIRHLFTHTSGLIPFRPFHEMGILTRAGIIDHVMGESLVYPVGSEMRYSDFNMIVLALVIERITRESFGDYVRRAVLQPLGMTRTGFRSAGQGQDPSIVPTEIDHTFRKRLVQGEVHDETAYILGGTAGHAGLFSSADDLTRFAFMLMNDGRVNGVPFLKPETIRLFTTAAASETHTRALGWDTRSPSGFSSAGTLFGPRSFGHTGFTGTSIWIDPDAKLFVVLLTNRVYPTRDNTKHNQVRSDLADIAFRAILGPALPILPNITHD